The window CTGGTTCGGCAGGTTGGCGCCGCCGGAATCGACCAGGTAAACGCAGGGAAGCCGGTTTTCGGCAGCGATTTCCTGGGCTCTCAGGTGCTTCTTGACGGTCATCGGGTAATAGGTACCACCTTTGACGGTCGGATCGTTGCAGACGATCATGCACTCGCGCCCGGCAATCCGGCCGATGCCGGTAATAAGCCCGGCACTCGGCGCGTCGCCGTTGTACATGCCGTGCGCAGCCGTGGCGCCGACCTCCAGGAACGGAGTGCCCGGATCGATCAGCGACGCGACCCGGTCGCGCGGCAGCAACTTGCCGCGGCTGACATGGCGTTCCCGCGCCGTCTCGCCGCCGCCGTTGACGGCGAGCCGCACCGCCTCCTCGATCGTCGCGATGGCCTCTGTCATCGCGGCGCGGTTGCTCCTGTAGACGTCGGAGGATGCCGAGATATGCGATCTCAAAATTGTCATGAAGCCCTCAGGCACGGGATTTTGACCAAGATGCGCGAAGAACGGCCGCCGCCGTTCGTCTATTTCGTTTCCGCGAACAGCTCGCGCCCGATCAGCATCCGGCGGATCTCGCTCGTGCCGGCGCCGATCTCGTAGAGCTTGGCGTCACGCAACAGGCGGCCGGCCGGATAGTCGTTGGTGTAGCCGTTGCCGCCGAGCGCCTGGATTGCCTCGAGCGCCAATGCGGTCGCCTTTTCCGCCGCATAGAGAATGCAGCCGGCGGCATCCTTGCGCGCGGTTTCGCCTCGGTCGCACGCCGCCGCCACCGCATAGACATAGGCGCGCGCCGCATTCATCGTCACATACATGTCGGCAAGCTTTCCCTGCATCAACTGGAACTCGCCGATCGGCTGGCCGAACTGCTTGCGTTCATGGAGATAGGGGACGACGACATCGAGGCAAGCCGCCATGATGCCGAGCGGCCCGGCCGAAAGCACGACACGCTCATAGTCGAGGCCGGACATCAGCACGTTGACACCGCGGCCGTCCGCACCGAGCACGTTTTCTTCCGGCACTTCGCAATCCCTGAAGATGAGCTCGCAGGTGTTGGAGCCGCGCATGCCGAGCTTGTCGAGCTTCTGGCCGGTCGAGAAGCCGGCGAACCCCTTGTCGACGAGGAAGGCGGTGATGCCGCGCGGGCCGGCGGCCGCATCGGTCTTGGCATAGACCACCAGAACATCGGCGTCCGGACCATTGGTGATCCACATCTTGTTGCCGTTCAGCACGTAGCGGTCGCCACGCCTGTCGGCTCTCAGCGTCATCGAGACGACGTCGGAGCCGGCGCCAGCTTCCGACATGGCGAGCGCGCCGACATGTTCGCCGGAAATCAGCTTCGGCAGATACTTCGCCTTTTGCTCGGGGCTGCCGTTGCGGTTGATCTGGTTGACGCAGAGATTGGAATGGGCACCGTAGCTTAGGCCCACCGAGGCGGAGGCGCGGCTGATTTCCTCCATCGCGATGCAATGGGCGAGATAGCCCATGCCGGCGCCGCCATAGGTCTCATCGGCGGTGATGCCGAGCACGCCGAGCTCTCCCATTTCCCGCCAGAGGGGAGCGGGAAAGGCGTTGCTCCGGTCCGTCTCTTCCGCAAGCGGCGCGATCCGTTCGCTCGCAAACCGGCGCACGCTGTCGCGCAACGCGTCGATGTCATCGCCAAGGGCGAAACTCAGTCCACCTTGATACATGTCTTTTCTCCTCCGCATGTCTCCGGCGGCGATCTCCTCATCGCCGGCAGAAACAGGCCTCGCGGGCATCTCCCCCGCTGCATGTCTCCTCAAATCGCACCCGATTTGAGGATAAAAAACCATGCCGCAAGTCAACGTGCTACAGCGTCCTCGCGGTGAATGAGACGCGCGGCGCCGTAGTGACACAACCGCTCGGCGCATCCTACCGCTCCACGGCCATCGCTGCGAACGATAACATCGCCGTTCGCTAATTTCCTTCCAAAGAGCCGCCCGGCCAAGCACGATATGAAAACGCACGCGCCGGAATGCGATAAATCGATGCTTCGACACCGGCAGGGCTTCGCCGATATCTGCGGCGCCGATTCGAGGGCTCGTTCCTTCCTTAGCGAGGCAATGGAGAGAGCCTCAATTTTTGTTAGGCCAGACTTCCCACGCGGTGGTGACGTCGGCAAGCCCGCGCAAGGCATCGCGATTGCCGGTCGCCGCGACCGCTTCGAAGATCTGCTTCGCCTCTGCGAAGCGTCTAAGCTGCAGATATGCGTAACCACGAAGAACCATCAGGTCAGAGCGATCGGACGCTATCCGGCTCAACCGGTCGAGCAACAGCAATGTCTCGGGATAGCGCCCGGCATCGAATGCGGCGATCGCCCGATCGGCGAGGATTGCCGTCTGCAGTTCATCGACGCGGGCACGGGGCTGGGGCGATTTCGTCGCCGCGACCGCCGCCCTGTCGGTCAGGCCGGCGCGCAGATAGGCAAGGCTCTGCCCATAGGCGGCATCCTCGCGCAACCGCGACTGCGGCGCGCGCAGCGCGACTTCAAACGCCTCTGCGGCTTCAAGCGGCCGGTTCAGATCCATCAGGCACCACCCGCGCGCCAGCGCCGCCGCCGGCGAGAGCCGGCCCGGATCGCGCGTCGCGCGGCAACCGGCGGTGCTTCGGGCTGCCGCCCGCGGCGCGGTCCCGCGATAAACAGGCTGAACGCCCTCGCGTCGGGGTGTCGTAACCGCCGCAGGCCGCTGCGTAACCGTCGCTGGCTGTGGCGCACCGTTTGCCGTCGGCGTCGGCAATTGGGTTTGCGGCGTAGTTTCCGTCTCCGTTAGCCGTGCGATCCGTTCCGATCGCCCGGCCCAAAGGCGTTGAATTTCGGCGACGCCCGCTTCGTCGCCGAGTTGATGACGGCTGAGCGCCAGACCATAGGCTGACGGCTCGTCATCCGGTTTCCAGCGAAGCGCAGCGGAAAACCATTGGGCGGCCGTTTGGTGCTGTCCGAGCGCCCGGGCATACCAGCCGAACTGCTGTGCGGTTGCCGGGTCGCGGCCCTTCATTGTCTCCACGGAGATACGCTGGAGGACATCGGCTGAAAGCGCGACGGGAGGATCCATCGCCAGCAGATTGGCCGCCGCTGCCATGTAGGTCGCGTGTGCGTCGGCCGATGCATCCCGCCAAGGATAAAGCACTTGTTCGGCTTCCTGAGGCGCCTTGCGATCGATGAGCGCGAGCGCCAGCCCCTGGGAAGCCTCGGCGGAATCCTGCTTGTCGTGTGCCCGGCGGAACCACTGCTCTGCCGCGCTCATGTTGTTACGGCGCAGTTGATACCAGCCGAGCAGCAACGCGTCCGACGCCAGGCCTTGCGTTTCCACCAATCGCTCGACGCGTTGCAGATATTTCGGATCGACGGCAAGCGCGGCATCGTCGTTACCTTCGGCAACGAAACGTCGTGCGAGATCGTCGCGGATTGTTTCGAATTCAAGCGTTCCCGCCGCCGTCGTCCTCTCGAAGGAAAGCAGTTCCTGGACGGTCGCGTAGGGTAGCAGGGCCGCCGCCTTTTGCAGCGTCGCAAGCCGCTCCGATTGGTCGTCGCAATTCTTCAAGATATAAAGATAGGCGTCACGCGCCCGGTCATGCCTGTCCGTTTGCGCAAAGGCCTCGGCGACGCGCCACAGCACGTCGACTTCGCTGCAGGTCAGAAGGCTTGGCGTGCGGGCGCCCACCTGGATGACAGTCTCGTATTGCCTGAGGTCGGACGCGTTGATAAGCCTCGCGCGCGCCTCGGCGATGTCGAGGCGCTCGATCAGATCGGCGGGCGGCTGCCAGCCGGGATCGTTCGACTGCCGTTCGGAGATCGCCCTGCGCACCTCACTGTAGCGCCCCTCCGAATAAAGCTGCCACATGGTTTCGAGTTGCGCGTCGGCGTTGCGCGGCACCGCCAGCGGATTTTCCGGAGGCGTCCAATTCGGATAAAGCGTCCGCAAGCGCGCTATCTCGGCCTCCAGACGCGCGGTGTCGCCCTTGCTGGCGAAATAGCGTAGTGCAGATTCATCGACGACCGGCTCCTCGGGCTGCGCTTCGGCCTCCGGTGGGCTTGCCGCCTGGGCGATCTCTTCCGCCGCAGCCTTGCCGGGGAGGCTGTCGCCCAGGACGAAAGCAACCCGTTCGGGGACGGTGTGCTTGATCAGTTCCCCGATGTCCTGCCGCAGATGCCTGTCGTCGGCGAGGCCGGCAACGCCGATCGCCGCGATCAAGACAGCCACGGAGGCAACGATTGGGGTCTTCATAAACACTCCGGATGATTTTGCTCCACAAAGGACAACCCCAGCAGGTGAAGTGTCGAAGGATAATATTGCGTGGGGCTGAACAACCTGGCGGTGTCCGGCAGCTTCGCTCCGTCAAGGACACAGGCCAGAATATGGTTAACAATTCGATAACCCGGGTCGTCCAGCGCTTTGATCACGGTCCCGCCATCGAGATCGATGATGGCGATTGCTCCATCCGGAGTACCCATGCCGTCCGCCAATCGCGAGAGGAGTTCGCGATCCGTGTAGCCTGCGCGCGCAAGGTAGAGTGGAATGCGCAGTGCGTTGTAACCGAAGTGAGCCGGGAAGCCCGCCGCCGGCTTCAGCATCGTCCGGGCGCTCACCCAGTCCGCCGGCATCTTCCTCGGGCCGAACTGCAGACCCTCAATCATCGCCTCTCCTTCCTCGGAAAGGGTCTGCCACTTGGGTGAAGGGGCGACCCGGTTCAGGACCGGGAACGCCTCGAAGATCCAGTAGGACGGGTTGATGACCGGGCCATCGGCACGATCCGACGCCGAGAAGCCGGAAACTCCTGGCGTGAGCAGCGTCCTGCCGCCATATTCGACTACGGCATTGTCAAGAATCGCCTTCGCCATTGCAGACGCAGTGCTCAGGTAATCGCTTCGCCCCCAGCGCTCGCCGGCGAGCGCCAGCGCATAGGCAATCAGGATATCGCCATCGGTCGCATTGTTGATGTCGACAACATGCGGCGTATCGACCGGGCTCCATTTCCAGGCGGCTAGCCCATCGTCGCGAAGCAGGAGTTCGCGGCGGGTAAAGGACCAGATCTGCTCGAAGTCGGCCGGATTGTCGGCAAGAAATGCAAGAAGGAGGCCGTAACCCTGTCCTTCGCTATGGCTGATATTATCGTTGCCGTCATCGACGATGCGGCCGCTCGGATCCAGAAACCTCGCCTTGTACTGTGTCCACGCATCTTCGCTCACGACCGCGCGCACCTCCTGCGCCTGTACAGCGCCACCTGAAATCGCCAGCAAAAATACGAATGCGACCAACCACTTCATAGGCGACGCCCCAGCTTGCCAAGCAGTCCTGCTGTTGAAATGCCGAGCAAAATGGCGAGGCCGACGAGCAACAACGCGTAAAGAAGGACGTTCGTCGACAGCCAGTTGGCGCCGATCAATCGATAGTTCCAGAGAGACGGAGCCTGTGTCGGCACGAACTCGAACTGCCTGGCCGGGATCGTTCTGACCAACTCATTGAGCGGTTCGAAGGTCGCAATGTGACCGGATAACTGGTTCCATCTCGTGATATCCGCGATCGCCGAGACGCCCTCTTCGAGCAGCTTTGGTGTCGGCGAAGTCACAACGGTCCACGTCGCGGTCCCTGCGGGATTGGCTGCCTGAGCAATGAGCAGGGTTGCAGCGTCGAGCGGTGCAAAAATGCTCTCCTTCCCCGGCGTGATCGTGAGCGAAGTCAAGGAAATACCAAAGGTCTCCCTCATCCAGTCTTCAATATTTGCAATCGGCATCCGCCAGCCCCCGCCTCGCAATCGCGCTCTCCACTCATCGAACGCTGTCTGTGTCACCGTGCGCGAAACCGTATCCGGGGCACTGCCCCACGAAACCTTGACGCTTGCGTCGATACCGACCTGCGTCAGCACCGAGTCCGGCAGCTGCGGCAAAGCACCGATGAAGAGCGCATTGCGATCACCGACCTCCAAAGGCGTGGCGATGCGCTCGATCTGCGCTAAGCTTTCGCCTGCAAGCGCCAGCCGTGACACGAAAGTCGCGGCGGCCGAAAGTGTCTCCGTGTCGCGCCGGTCGAGATAGAGCGCAACCGGTCCCGCATCGGCGCGGTAGGGATAGCCGACGCCCGACATGGCGTCGAGGTTCGGACGCAGGCCGATGCGTGCGAAATCCGGCATGCGAAACTCGGACGTATCGAACAGGGCGAATCGCGCCTCGGTCGATGCAGTAGTTCCCGGTGCGCAGACGCTATCGGCTTCGGTCAGCAAGGCAGCCTCCAACTCGATGAGGTTGGGACCGGGCCGGAAGTGGCGAAGGGTGACGCTGATGGGCAGGTGGCGGACAAAGCGGCCGCTTGCCGAACCTAGCGGCACCGTCGAAGCGATGTTACCGTTGACATAGATATCGATCCGGCTGCCTGAACGCACCGCTTCCGTATAGGCCGCGTCAAGCAAAATGGTGGCCTCGCCATAGGCGCCCGCGTAAAAATCCGAAGGGAGGGAGACGCTGAATGGCGTGCGAAAGCGGCGCCCCGAGAACTCGGCCGTTGTGACCCCGAGCTCCGAGAACCGGAGCGTTTTGGCTGAAACAAACAGGGGCGGCTGAGGCAGGCGCCAGCGTTCCGTATTGATGACGTCACGTGGCACGTCCGACGGGCGTTCGGTTATTTTGGTGACCTCTTCGATTGCAGCTTCGACGGCCGACCAATCCGGCCCCGTCAAAACCAGGAGCGGCGCGCCGCTGGCCTCGTCTTGTACGAAGGTAGCAACAGATGTCGCCGACGCTCCGTCCGGCATCGACGGCAGAAGGGGTGCCAATTCGGATACCGTGCCGGCCAGGACCGTCAACTCTCCGGGCTGGCCGAGCACAGGCATGTTCTCCGTCACGAGAACGCTCTGAGCGGGCATGTGTCCAAGCAGAGCCAATCCCTGTGCAAGCCGCATGACTGTGCCGGTCCTGCTCGGCTGGTTGAGCGCAGGCATTACGATATTGAACCGCGTGCGGCCATCGCCGTTGTTGCCGGTCGCGCGTATATCGTCGATCGTCGACAACCGGCCCGCGTCCCGCCCCGCGAACTCGATGAAGGCGGTCTCGGACGGAATTTCCGTCCAGAGTTCATAGGTCGACTGGATGGTGCAGTCCGTACGGTGACGTTGGTGGACACGAAAGCGGACTTCGTTGGACCCCGCCCGCAACAGATCCGGCGGGAGCTTGTAACTCCGTGTTTGTGGCGCCTCGGTCGCGCGCACTGGCCCTTCGCCGATGAGCCTGCCGTTCACGATCACGGAAAGAACGGAAGCCTCGGGCGCAACGACTATTGCATTCTGATAGGCGAAGGTGAGCGTGTTTCCCGCTGCCGCCTGACCCGGCGTCAGATAGACGGACCATGTCCGCTCATCGAATTCCCCCGTCAGCGAAAGCGTCGAAAATGGGATGATATGGCGACGGAATGCAATCGGCTGCTCCGCTGGTGGGGTCGCGGCGTCATCAGCCTGCCGGTCTGTCTGGCCGGGCCTCGCCGGAGGTTGTACCGGGGCCCGCTCCTCGGCGGGACGTTCGCCCGTCATGTCGAAGGGTGCCGGCTGGGCCAGGGTCGGCCCGCACACAAGCACCGAAATCACGAATGCGAGCATCCTGATCATCGCGCGCGCCCCGGTTCACGTTGAGCGGAACCCATGCTGCGGAAGAGATAAACAAGTCCTCGGTTCATCTGATAAAGCGAGAGCCACCAAAACCACAGCGTTCCGCGCACCAGCCCAGGATTTGCGCGCCGCAGGCGCTGGAATTCGCTCCACTGCTGCGAATTTGCAAAGATCAGGTCGGCAACGAGGCTATGGTGACGGGCCACCTCCGGCAGGTACCGGCAGCCGACGATCGTTATGTCGCCGCCGGATTCGACGTTCTTGATCGCAACCGGCAGCGTATCGAGCGTGCCGCCCCCGCTATAAGGCTCGAAGCGAATCTGGGCCTGCGTGTCGATGACGAGATTGCCATCACCCAACCCATACACCTGCACGCGGGCGCCGTTTGCCGAAACGTTCTCGATCGTTGCCGGATACCACTTCTCATTCAGTCCGAACTCGCATCGGCGACTGACCTTGACCCGCCTCGACCCCGATCTTTCACCCCGCTCGGACACGACGCCGAGCGCGCAACCGGCCAGGACCAGATTGAAGAAATTCCAGCCACCCACAACAAGGGTGATATCCGCCTTGTAGGGTTCCGCATAGACGCGATAGGCGGTGATCAGGAGGGCAATGAACAGCACGGCGAAGATGACGAAGAACGGCCGGCTGATCTCCGAAAGTCGGCTTTCGAATATCGACTCGTCCTTTGCGGTCACCTTGAAGGTGGGTTTACGCGGACTCGCCAGAACGGAAAACACTGCCGGCAGGAGATGCACCGCCTGCACATATTCGTAGAGCTCCGAGATCCACGGCCAGCGAAACGATCCGTAGAGGTAGTTCTGCATCATCAGGTTCACGAGCATGTAGGCGAGCGTATAGGCCAGGAACTCGCCGCCCGATGCCGTGAATATCTCGAGATCGAAGAACAGATAGCAGAGCGGCGCGAACAGGAAGATCGTGCGCGACAGCGGGAACATCCAGAACAGGGCGGACGACATGTAGCAAAGCCGCTGCGGCAGGGACAAGCCGCGCTTCAACAGTGGGAAATGGAACATGAGGATCTGCATCATGCCCTGCGCCCAGCGGCTGCGTTGACCGATGAAGCTGGCAAAGGTCGCCGGCTGCAACCCGGCGATAAGCGGACGATCGACATAGACGCTGTTCCAGCCGCGCCCGTGCAGCGCCAGCGCCGTTTCGCAGTCCTCCGTGATGCTGGAGCCGCTGAACCCGCCCGCATCGTCGAGCGCCGCTCGCCGCAGCACCGCCGCCGAGCCGCAGAAAAAGGCGGCGTTCCACTTGTCGAGGCCGCGCTGGATGATCCCGTAGAACATCTCGTTTTCGCTCGGCATTTTTTCGAACGTCCTGAGGTTTCGCTCGAGCGGATCCGGATTGAGAAAGAAATGCGGCGTCTGCACCAGGAAGAGACGCGGATCGTCCTCGAAATAGCCGACCGTCTCCAGGAGGAAATCACGGGCCGGCGCATGATCGGCATCGAACACCGCAATCAATTCGCCGTCGGCGTGCAGCATTCCGTTGTTGAGATTGCCGGCCTTGGCATGTTCGTTGCGCTCGCGCGTCAGATAGCGCACGCCGAGATCGGCGCACAGTTCCTGCAATTGCAGATGACGCGCCGCGGCGCGCTGCGCCTCGACGAGGCTGGCGGAGTCGCGCTTCTGCTGGGTCCCGCCATCGTCGAGCAGCCATACCGTCAGCTTGTCGGCCGGGTAGTCCATGCCTTTCGCTGCCGCGAGCGTATTGGCGAGAAGCGATGCCTCCTCGTTGTAGGAGGGAACGAAGACGTCGACCTTCGGGGATTTTGCTGCCGTGGCGGCCCGGGATGGTCGAGGCGGGAGCGGCATGGCCACGACGAAAAGGCTGAGGGCCAGCATCATCACGCTGTACATTTCGGCGAGGTAGAGCAGGAAGCCCGGAATGAAGTTTTCAGGCTGGTTGACGGGCGGCAAGGTGTTGGTCGTCCGCCAATAGACATAGCGCAGCACGATTGCCGTACCGAAGGCAAGCGCGATCAGCCGCCATCTGCCGCCGGCGTTCACGAGCTTGATCAGCGCCATGAAGGTCACGACGACAACACTTGCGATCAGTTGCGTCTGCAGATTGACAGGCAGCGTGATCAGGGCGACGACGCAAAGGGAAAGAAACGCCCACACGGCAAGGGCAGCAACTTTACTCATTCATTCGCCTTCCAGCAGACGGCATCATGCCGCTGGTTTGACCAAAACAGGTCCTTAAAGTTCGACCAGCCTCATACCAAACGTTGGTTACAGGCTGATCAAGGACAATCGGTTCCGGCCTGCGCGTCGCAGGTCGGCATTGGTACCACAACCGTGCTCCCCGCCCCCGCCGGCGTTCCCGTCGGCGTTGGCAGGCCGCTTGCAGCCTGGTCCGGCGGCCCGGGCACCGCAGCCTGCTCCCGCACTTGCGGCCTCCCCATTCCGGCCCCTACTGCCGGACGGACGATCCTTCTCTCGACCACGGTAACACGCTCGATCGCGGGTGGCTCCTTTGGATAGATGGGACTGCCGGTACGACCAATGCCGGGATCTACCGCGGGCGGTTCGCCATAAGGATTCCACCTCGGATCGGGAAAGGTGCCGCTGATTGTGTAGCCATAAACGGGCGCGAGAAGTTCTCTTTCCGTGGCTCCAGCCGCACAATAGCGCACCCGGACCTGTATTGTGCCATGGTTCTGCAGCGGCGAGCGGCGGTGTTGCGGCGGGCGAATCTGCTGCCAGGCATAGAGGCAGGCATCGTCCCCGCGACCGCGCCCGAAGGCGTAACCGAAAGGTCCGTAGCTGTTCTGAAGGAAATAGGGCGATTGCGTCAGTGCCGCTCCGGGCACCGCCCGCCGCGCCTCGCGCATCATCTGCGAGCTGCGAACAGGGAGGTATGCGCTGCTCTGCTGGCCGAAAACCGTTTCCATCGGCCCGAAAAACTGGGCCTTGAGAAAATTCTGTCCGGGCGTCGAGGCGGATGTATGGAGAAAGACGTCCTGTGCTATGGAGTTGGCGAAACGGCGTTCGACGACGTTGAGGACCGCCGGGCCGCCGGGCGGCGGCAAGATGAGCGCATTCTCCGTCGGCACAAGGGCCGCGCCTGACATCGTGCGTACGCCTTCGCGCGCCGCGCACCCGACCAGCAGAAGGCCCAGAATGGCAAGCATGCCCGTGGGACCGCCCGTGCATCGGCGGGCGGCAAGCGCCACCCCTTCCCAAAAAAGGCCGAATCGCCGACTCAAGAACCGCTTTGCCATGCGGAATCCATAGTCGATCCGTGCCGTTTATCAAACCTTAGGGAATAGGGGGGCGCGTGCGGCTACATCTTGCCGAGGGCGGTAAGCGCCTCATCGACGATCGCAGCCAGCGGTTGGTCGATGTCGATCGCCACGGTGTTCACCTCGCTGGTCGGATCTTCCAACGTCGCGAGCTGGGTCTTCAGCAGGGACGGCGGCATGAAGTGGCCGGTGCGATGCTGCATGCGCTCCGCCAACACCGCCTCGGTTCCATGGAGATGGACGAAGGCCAGCCCCTCCGGCGCGCTTTCACGCAGCTTCTGCCGATAACTGAGTTTGAGCGCCGAACAGGCAACGACGGCCGGGCCCGAGTTTTCCGCGAGCCTACGGCCGATCGCCGCCAGCCATGGCCAGCGGTCATCGTCCGTCAGCGGAATGCCCTCCGACATCTTCTTGATGTTCTCGGGTGGATGGAGCGCGTCCCCCTCGATGAAGGGATAGCCACAGGCCTTCGCGATGTGTTCGCCCACGGACGATTTTCCGCTGCCAGACACGCCCATCACGATGATCGAGCCTGGAAATCTGTGTGCCGGTGCCGCGGGCCTGTGCCTCTTGTCGATCATCATCCTGGACCTGGCATCCCTGTCTGTGGGCAAGCGATTGCGCCTCGCTCTTAACTTCCGCGGCGGCGGTGGGCAAGCGGCGCGAAGCGCACGTCGCCGCTGCCCCGGCCATTTGAAACGACGAAATCCAAAAAAACAGTTGAATTTTCTCATAACGCCACGTATTTTTCCGAAATGGACGTCACAGACAGAAAAATCATTGGAATCCTTGCGGAGGATGCCCGCACATCGTTGACCGACATCGGCGCGGCGGTCGACCTTTCGCCCTCGGCGATCAACGAACGCATCCGCCGTCTCGTCGCCAGTGGCACGATCCGCCGTTTTACGCTCGACGTGGATCATCGCGCTCTTGGCCTCGACGTTCTCGCCTTTGTCTGGATCG of the Sinorhizobium chiapasense genome contains:
- a CDS encoding isovaleryl-CoA dehydrogenase, yielding MYQGGLSFALGDDIDALRDSVRRFASERIAPLAEETDRSNAFPAPLWREMGELGVLGITADETYGGAGMGYLAHCIAMEEISRASASVGLSYGAHSNLCVNQINRNGSPEQKAKYLPKLISGEHVGALAMSEAGAGSDVVSMTLRADRRGDRYVLNGNKMWITNGPDADVLVVYAKTDAAAGPRGITAFLVDKGFAGFSTGQKLDKLGMRGSNTCELIFRDCEVPEENVLGADGRGVNVLMSGLDYERVVLSAGPLGIMAACLDVVVPYLHERKQFGQPIGEFQLMQGKLADMYVTMNAARAYVYAVAAACDRGETARKDAAGCILYAAEKATALALEAIQALGGNGYTNDYPAGRLLRDAKLYEIGAGTSEIRRMLIGRELFAETK
- a CDS encoding glycosyl hydrolase family 8, which produces MKWLVAFVFLLAISGGAVQAQEVRAVVSEDAWTQYKARFLDPSGRIVDDGNDNISHSEGQGYGLLLAFLADNPADFEQIWSFTRRELLLRDDGLAAWKWSPVDTPHVVDINNATDGDILIAYALALAGERWGRSDYLSTASAMAKAILDNAVVEYGGRTLLTPGVSGFSASDRADGPVINPSYWIFEAFPVLNRVAPSPKWQTLSEEGEAMIEGLQFGPRKMPADWVSARTMLKPAAGFPAHFGYNALRIPLYLARAGYTDRELLSRLADGMGTPDGAIAIIDLDGGTVIKALDDPGYRIVNHILACVLDGAKLPDTARLFSPTQYYPSTLHLLGLSFVEQNHPECL
- the bcsN gene encoding cellulose biosynthesis protein BcsN, which translates into the protein MAKRFLSRRFGLFWEGVALAARRCTGGPTGMLAILGLLLVGCAAREGVRTMSGAALVPTENALILPPPGGPAVLNVVERRFANSIAQDVFLHTSASTPGQNFLKAQFFGPMETVFGQQSSAYLPVRSSQMMREARRAVPGAALTQSPYFLQNSYGPFGYAFGRGRGDDACLYAWQQIRPPQHRRSPLQNHGTIQVRVRYCAAGATERELLAPVYGYTISGTFPDPRWNPYGEPPAVDPGIGRTGSPIYPKEPPAIERVTVVERRIVRPAVGAGMGRPQVREQAAVPGPPDQAASGLPTPTGTPAGAGSTVVVPMPTCDAQAGTDCP
- a CDS encoding cellulose biosynthesis cyclic di-GMP-binding regulatory protein BcsB; its protein translation is MIRMLAFVISVLVCGPTLAQPAPFDMTGERPAEERAPVQPPARPGQTDRQADDAATPPAEQPIAFRRHIIPFSTLSLTGEFDERTWSVYLTPGQAAAGNTLTFAYQNAIVVAPEASVLSVIVNGRLIGEGPVRATEAPQTRSYKLPPDLLRAGSNEVRFRVHQRHRTDCTIQSTYELWTEIPSETAFIEFAGRDAGRLSTIDDIRATGNNGDGRTRFNIVMPALNQPSRTGTVMRLAQGLALLGHMPAQSVLVTENMPVLGQPGELTVLAGTVSELAPLLPSMPDGASATSVATFVQDEASGAPLLVLTGPDWSAVEAAIEEVTKITERPSDVPRDVINTERWRLPQPPLFVSAKTLRFSELGVTTAEFSGRRFRTPFSVSLPSDFYAGAYGEATILLDAAYTEAVRSGSRIDIYVNGNIASTVPLGSASGRFVRHLPISVTLRHFRPGPNLIELEAALLTEADSVCAPGTTASTEARFALFDTSEFRMPDFARIGLRPNLDAMSGVGYPYRADAGPVALYLDRRDTETLSAAATFVSRLALAGESLAQIERIATPLEVGDRNALFIGALPQLPDSVLTQVGIDASVKVSWGSAPDTVSRTVTQTAFDEWRARLRGGGWRMPIANIEDWMRETFGISLTSLTITPGKESIFAPLDAATLLIAQAANPAGTATWTVVTSPTPKLLEEGVSAIADITRWNQLSGHIATFEPLNELVRTIPARQFEFVPTQAPSLWNYRLIGANWLSTNVLLYALLLVGLAILLGISTAGLLGKLGRRL
- a CDS encoding cellulose synthase — protein: MKTPIVASVAVLIAAIGVAGLADDRHLRQDIGELIKHTVPERVAFVLGDSLPGKAAAEEIAQAASPPEAEAQPEEPVVDESALRYFASKGDTARLEAEIARLRTLYPNWTPPENPLAVPRNADAQLETMWQLYSEGRYSEVRRAISERQSNDPGWQPPADLIERLDIAEARARLINASDLRQYETVIQVGARTPSLLTCSEVDVLWRVAEAFAQTDRHDRARDAYLYILKNCDDQSERLATLQKAAALLPYATVQELLSFERTTAAGTLEFETIRDDLARRFVAEGNDDAALAVDPKYLQRVERLVETQGLASDALLLGWYQLRRNNMSAAEQWFRRAHDKQDSAEASQGLALALIDRKAPQEAEQVLYPWRDASADAHATYMAAAANLLAMDPPVALSADVLQRISVETMKGRDPATAQQFGWYARALGQHQTAAQWFSAALRWKPDDEPSAYGLALSRHQLGDEAGVAEIQRLWAGRSERIARLTETETTPQTQLPTPTANGAPQPATVTQRPAAVTTPRREGVQPVYRGTAPRAAARSTAGCRATRDPGRLSPAAALARGWCLMDLNRPLEAAEAFEVALRAPQSRLREDAAYGQSLAYLRAGLTDRAAVAATKSPQPRARVDELQTAILADRAIAAFDAGRYPETLLLLDRLSRIASDRSDLMVLRGYAYLQLRRFAEAKQIFEAVAATGNRDALRGLADVTTAWEVWPNKN
- a CDS encoding gluconokinase encodes the protein MIDKRHRPAAPAHRFPGSIIVMGVSGSGKSSVGEHIAKACGYPFIEGDALHPPENIKKMSEGIPLTDDDRWPWLAAIGRRLAENSGPAVVACSALKLSYRQKLRESAPEGLAFVHLHGTEAVLAERMQHRTGHFMPPSLLKTQLATLEDPTSEVNTVAIDIDQPLAAIVDEALTALGKM
- the bcsA gene encoding UDP-forming cellulose synthase catalytic subunit: MSKVAALAVWAFLSLCVVALITLPVNLQTQLIASVVVVTFMALIKLVNAGGRWRLIALAFGTAIVLRYVYWRTTNTLPPVNQPENFIPGFLLYLAEMYSVMMLALSLFVVAMPLPPRPSRAATAAKSPKVDVFVPSYNEEASLLANTLAAAKGMDYPADKLTVWLLDDGGTQQKRDSASLVEAQRAAARHLQLQELCADLGVRYLTRERNEHAKAGNLNNGMLHADGELIAVFDADHAPARDFLLETVGYFEDDPRLFLVQTPHFFLNPDPLERNLRTFEKMPSENEMFYGIIQRGLDKWNAAFFCGSAAVLRRAALDDAGGFSGSSITEDCETALALHGRGWNSVYVDRPLIAGLQPATFASFIGQRSRWAQGMMQILMFHFPLLKRGLSLPQRLCYMSSALFWMFPLSRTIFLFAPLCYLFFDLEIFTASGGEFLAYTLAYMLVNLMMQNYLYGSFRWPWISELYEYVQAVHLLPAVFSVLASPRKPTFKVTAKDESIFESRLSEISRPFFVIFAVLFIALLITAYRVYAEPYKADITLVVGGWNFFNLVLAGCALGVVSERGERSGSRRVKVSRRCEFGLNEKWYPATIENVSANGARVQVYGLGDGNLVIDTQAQIRFEPYSGGGTLDTLPVAIKNVESGGDITIVGCRYLPEVARHHSLVADLIFANSQQWSEFQRLRRANPGLVRGTLWFWWLSLYQMNRGLVYLFRSMGSAQREPGRAR